One Frankia alni ACN14a DNA window includes the following coding sequences:
- a CDS encoding GNAT family N-acetyltransferase encodes MIPGCGDGQDRCRGHGIGQELMTDVVRAARSANCYKVQLLSRNDRSEAHLFYEATGFAPSAAGVRMYLD; translated from the coding sequence TTGATCCCGGGCTGTGGGGACGGCCAGGATCGATGCCGTGGACACGGCATCGGCCAGGAGCTGATGACCGATGTCGTCCGCGCCGCGCGATCTGCCAACTGCTACAAGGTCCAGCTCCTGTCCCGCAACGACCGCAGCGAGGCGCACCTCTTCTACGAGGCGACCGGCTTTGCCCCCTCGGCAGCCGGCGTCCGGATGTACCTGGACTGA
- a CDS encoding toll/interleukin-1 receptor domain-containing protein: MGALGNSVAGWDFFISYTAVDSPWAEWLAWQLESADYRVLIQAWDFVPGSNWRFKMQQGVMHSTRMVAVLSTAYLTSVYGQEEWGAVQASDPHGLERKLLPVRIEDCARPGLLGAVVSIDLFDLPVDDARDRLLTQVRGALAGRVKPEVEPAFPVRPRQAMAIPPPAFPEAALAPSPGSFRPRPLGVSFFGHRDAVWSMAFTPDSRTLAVGLDDGTVWLWDVTDPLRPQRLSGPLAADDDVVWSVTFVPDRRTLAIGGSDGTVRLWNLADPHHPHPIGGPLPDSRAMDSLMLAPDGRTLAIGGSDGTVRLWNLADPHHPDPIGVLTGSHEVDSMVFAPDGRTLAVGGSDGTVRLWDVADPHAPHPLGDPLIGRYTAGSLAFASDGRTLAVGNGSQTLWVWDIADPHHLQPLGEPFTDGHMPESFTFAPNGRTIAAGFNDGIMQLWDVADPHHPRPIGAPLTSHSDAVLSVVFAPDSRTLATGSGDGTVHLWRLS, translated from the coding sequence ATGGGGGCGCTCGGTAACAGTGTGGCGGGATGGGACTTCTTCATCTCCTACACGGCAGTGGACAGTCCTTGGGCGGAGTGGCTGGCTTGGCAGCTGGAGAGTGCAGATTACCGAGTGTTGATCCAGGCGTGGGATTTCGTGCCCGGGTCGAACTGGCGCTTCAAAATGCAACAAGGAGTAATGCACTCGACACGCATGGTTGCCGTCTTGTCTACCGCATATCTGACTTCTGTGTATGGGCAGGAGGAGTGGGGAGCTGTGCAGGCCAGCGACCCCCATGGTCTCGAACGCAAGCTGCTACCCGTTCGCATCGAAGACTGCGCCAGGCCGGGTTTGCTGGGCGCGGTGGTGTCGATCGACCTGTTCGATCTCCCTGTCGATGATGCTCGCGATCGCCTGCTCACGCAGGTGCGGGGGGCGTTGGCGGGCCGGGTGAAGCCCGAAGTGGAGCCAGCATTCCCCGTCCGGCCACGCCAGGCGATGGCTATCCCACCGCCCGCGTTTCCCGAGGCCGCCCTCGCCCCTAGTCCAGGGTCGTTCCGACCCAGGCCACTCGGCGTTTCCTTCTTTGGTCACCGGGACGCGGTGTGGTCAATGGCCTTCACTCCAGACAGCCGCACCCTGGCCGTCGGCCTTGACGATGGGACAGTCTGGCTGTGGGACGTGACCGACCCACTCCGCCCCCAACGGCTCAGCGGCCCCCTCGCTGCAGACGACGACGTGGTGTGGTCAGTGACGTTCGTTCCAGACCGCCGCACCCTCGCCATCGGCGGCAGCGATGGAACAGTCCGACTATGGAACCTGGCCGACCCACACCACCCCCACCCCATTGGCGGCCCCCTCCCCGACAGCCGCGCGATGGATTCACTGATGCTGGCACCAGACGGCCGCACCCTCGCCATCGGCGGCAGCGACGGAACAGTCCGACTATGGAACCTGGCCGACCCACACCACCCCGACCCCATTGGCGTCCTCACAGGCAGCCATGAGGTGGATTCAATGGTGTTCGCACCAGACGGCCGCACCCTCGCCGTCGGCGGCAGCGACGGAACAGTCCGGCTGTGGGACGTCGCCGACCCACACGCCCCCCACCCACTGGGTGATCCCCTCATCGGCCGCTACACGGCGGGATCGCTGGCGTTCGCATCAGACGGCCGTACCCTCGCTGTCGGTAACGGCAGTCAGACACTGTGGGTGTGGGACATAGCCGACCCGCATCACCTCCAGCCGCTTGGCGAGCCGTTCACCGACGGCCATATGCCGGAATCGTTCACGTTTGCGCCGAACGGCCGCACCATCGCCGCGGGGTTCAACGATGGGATCATGCAGTTGTGGGACGTAGCAGATCCGCACCACCCCCGGCCGATCGGGGCCCCCCTCACCAGTCACAGCGACGCCGTGCTCTCGGTGGTGTTCGCGCCAGACAGCCGAACTCTCGCCACCGGCAGCGGCGACGGGACGGTCCACTTGTGGCGGCTGAGCTGA